Proteins encoded together in one Streptomyces umbrinus window:
- the egtC gene encoding ergothioneine biosynthesis protein EgtC, with the protein MCRHLAFLGPEERLGRLLVDPPHSLFRQSWAPRRQQHGTVNADGFGVGWYAEGDPVPARYRRTGPIWGDRSFADLARVVRSGALLAAVRDATVASADGEAAAAPFAAGTWLFSHNGAVAGWPRSLAPLTRTLPAEDLLSMEARCDSALVWALVLNRLRGGDEEGQALADTVLDVAAAAPGSRLNLLLTNGEVIAATAWGDTLWYLTEPGRRTVVASEPYDDDPHWQEVPDRTLLAASRTDVLLTPLKDVEEHLASAAPKEPST; encoded by the coding sequence ATGTGCCGTCATCTCGCGTTCCTGGGCCCTGAGGAGCGGCTCGGACGGCTCCTCGTGGACCCGCCACACAGCCTCTTCCGGCAGTCGTGGGCGCCACGGCGGCAACAGCACGGGACCGTCAACGCCGATGGTTTCGGGGTCGGTTGGTATGCCGAGGGCGATCCGGTACCGGCACGCTACCGGCGTACCGGGCCGATCTGGGGCGACCGTTCGTTCGCCGACCTCGCACGGGTGGTGCGCTCGGGCGCGCTGCTCGCCGCGGTGCGCGACGCGACCGTGGCGAGCGCCGACGGGGAGGCCGCGGCGGCGCCGTTCGCCGCGGGCACCTGGCTGTTCAGCCACAACGGCGCGGTCGCCGGCTGGCCGCGCTCGCTCGCCCCGCTCACCCGGACACTGCCGGCCGAGGACCTGCTGTCCATGGAGGCGCGCTGCGACTCGGCGCTCGTCTGGGCGCTGGTCCTGAACCGGCTGCGCGGCGGCGACGAGGAGGGCCAGGCGCTCGCCGACACGGTCCTCGACGTCGCGGCGGCGGCCCCCGGTTCACGGCTCAACCTCCTGCTCACCAACGGCGAGGTGATCGCCGCCACCGCCTGGGGCGACACGCTCTGGTATCTGACCGAGCCCGGCCGGCGCACGGTCGTGGCGTCCGAGCCGTACGACGACGATCCGCACTGGCAGGAGGTGCCGGACCGCACGCTGCTGGCCGCGAGCCGCACGGACGTCCTGCTCACCCCGCTCAAGGACGTGGAAGAACACCTGGCATCCGCCGCACCCAAGGAGCCCAGTACGTGA
- the egtD gene encoding L-histidine N(alpha)-methyltransferase, whose protein sequence is MSPFLVTRTLPEDATDAALRADVLHGLTRTPKTLPPKWFYDAHGSELFEKITELPEYYPTRAEREILVARAAEIAEATGARTLVELGSGSSDKSRHLLDAMHDLHTYVPVDVSESALAQAGQALIEERPSLDVHALIADFTGGLTLPGTPGPRLVAFLGGTIGNLLPAERATFLASVRSLLSPGDALLLGTDLVKDESVLVAAYDDAAGVTAAFNKNVLTVVDRELGADFDPDDFTHVALWDAEREWIEMRLRARSALTVKIPALDLAVDFAEGEEMRTEVSAKFREDGVRTELAAAGLDLTHWWTDAQGRFALSLSTAR, encoded by the coding sequence GTGAGTCCGTTCCTCGTCACCCGCACCCTGCCCGAGGACGCCACCGACGCCGCCCTGCGCGCCGACGTCCTGCACGGCCTGACCCGCACGCCCAAGACGCTCCCGCCGAAGTGGTTCTACGACGCGCACGGCAGCGAGCTCTTCGAGAAGATCACCGAACTGCCCGAGTACTACCCGACGCGGGCCGAGCGCGAGATTCTCGTCGCCCGGGCCGCCGAGATCGCCGAGGCGACCGGGGCGCGCACGCTCGTCGAGCTGGGCTCCGGGTCCTCCGACAAGAGCCGCCACCTGCTCGACGCGATGCATGACCTGCACACGTACGTGCCGGTCGACGTGAGCGAGAGCGCGCTCGCCCAGGCCGGGCAGGCTCTGATCGAGGAGCGTCCCTCGCTCGACGTGCACGCGCTCATCGCCGACTTCACCGGCGGTCTCACCCTGCCCGGCACGCCGGGTCCGCGGCTCGTCGCGTTCCTGGGCGGCACGATCGGCAATCTGCTGCCCGCCGAACGCGCCACGTTCCTGGCGTCCGTACGCTCGCTGCTGTCGCCCGGCGACGCCCTGCTGCTCGGCACCGACCTGGTCAAGGACGAGTCGGTCCTCGTCGCCGCCTACGACGACGCGGCCGGGGTGACGGCCGCGTTCAACAAGAACGTGCTGACCGTGGTCGACCGCGAACTCGGCGCCGACTTCGACCCCGACGACTTCACCCATGTCGCCCTCTGGGACGCCGAGCGGGAGTGGATCGAGATGCGGCTGCGCGCCCGTTCGGCGCTCACCGTGAAGATCCCCGCGCTCGACCTCGCCGTGGACTTCGCGGAGGGCGAGGAGATGCGCACCGAGGTGTCGGCGAAGTTCCGCGAGGACGGCGTACGCACGGAACTGGCGGCGGCCGGACTGGACCTCACGCACTGGTGGACGGACGCACAAGGGAGGTTCGCGCTGTCGCTGAGCACGGCCCGGTGA
- a CDS encoding flotillin family protein, whose protein sequence is MPMIVGVVAGAAVLALIFIVVIFKLMWRVAEPNEALIISGSKHRTEGLEEGMGFRIVTGRGTLVLPGVQAVRKLSLDLNETELSVDCVTHQGIPLKVRGVVIFKVGDDFVSIANAGRRFLDQQKLMSERVHNVFAGHLRSIVGGLTVEDMIRDREKLTGQTRAACGTEMEKLGLIVDSLQIHEIEDPTGYIKNLAMPHAAAVQRDARIAQAEANRRATEAEQQAAARMSEATRDSEILQAGYQAERDNASAKARQAGPLADAAARQEVVVQETRVAELEAHRREQQLQADVRKPADAKAYEKRTLAEAERDVRISAAQAKAKETELAAAAEATRVTTAAGAEAEATKARGAAAATATRATGEAEAAAQQAKGLAIAESARAKGLAEAEAIKARAAALAENQEAVVAQQLAENWPEIVRAGAGAFGNVEHMVLLNGADGMSDMFAKALTMGGTGLGLARQLLSSMGQDQNGQAGKDGSAVNGFATPSAAPPSQKVPMDGES, encoded by the coding sequence ATGCCGATGATTGTCGGCGTCGTGGCGGGGGCAGCGGTCCTCGCGCTCATTTTCATCGTGGTGATCTTCAAGCTCATGTGGCGTGTGGCGGAGCCCAACGAAGCACTGATCATCTCCGGTTCGAAGCACCGCACGGAAGGCCTTGAGGAGGGCATGGGCTTCCGGATCGTCACCGGCCGCGGCACGCTCGTGCTGCCGGGCGTCCAGGCGGTGCGCAAACTCTCGCTCGACCTCAACGAGACCGAGCTGTCCGTGGACTGCGTGACCCACCAGGGCATTCCGCTCAAGGTGCGGGGCGTGGTCATCTTCAAGGTGGGCGACGACTTCGTGTCGATCGCCAACGCGGGCCGCCGCTTCCTCGACCAGCAGAAGCTGATGTCGGAGCGGGTGCACAACGTGTTCGCCGGTCATCTGCGGTCCATCGTCGGCGGGTTGACCGTCGAGGACATGATCCGCGACCGCGAGAAGCTCACGGGGCAGACCCGGGCGGCCTGCGGTACGGAGATGGAGAAGCTGGGGCTGATCGTCGACTCGCTGCAGATCCACGAGATCGAGGATCCGACGGGTTACATCAAGAACCTGGCCATGCCACACGCGGCGGCCGTCCAGCGGGACGCCCGGATCGCGCAGGCCGAGGCCAACCGGCGGGCCACCGAGGCCGAACAGCAGGCCGCCGCGCGGATGTCGGAGGCGACCCGGGACAGCGAGATCCTGCAGGCCGGATACCAGGCGGAGCGAGACAACGCCTCCGCCAAGGCCCGGCAGGCCGGACCGCTCGCCGACGCGGCCGCGCGGCAGGAGGTCGTGGTCCAGGAGACACGTGTCGCCGAGTTGGAGGCGCACCGCCGCGAGCAGCAGCTCCAGGCGGACGTCCGCAAGCCCGCGGACGCGAAGGCGTACGAGAAGCGCACGCTGGCCGAGGCCGAGCGCGACGTCCGGATCTCCGCGGCGCAGGCCAAGGCCAAGGAGACGGAACTCGCGGCCGCGGCGGAAGCGACCCGGGTCACCACGGCCGCGGGTGCCGAGGCCGAGGCGACCAAGGCGCGTGGCGCCGCCGCCGCGACGGCGACCCGGGCCACCGGTGAGGCGGAGGCCGCCGCCCAGCAGGCCAAGGGCCTTGCGATCGCCGAGTCCGCGCGGGCGAAGGGGCTCGCGGAGGCCGAGGCCATCAAGGCGCGGGCCGCCGCGCTCGCGGAGAACCAGGAGGCCGTTGTCGCGCAGCAACTTGCCGAGAACTGGCCGGAGATCGTGCGGGCGGGGGCCGGCGCGTTCGGGAACGTTGAGCACATGGTGTTGCTGAACGGGGCCGATGGGATGTCCGACATGTTCGCCAAGGCGTTGACGATGGGTGGTACGGGGTTGGGGCTGGCTCGGCAGTTGCTGTCGTCGATGGGTCAGGATCAGAACGGGCAGGCTGGTAAGGACGGTTCGGCGGTGAACGGGTTTGCGACGCCGTCGGCTGCTCCTCCTTCGCAGAAGGTGCCGATGGATGGGGAGTCGTAG
- the egtA gene encoding ergothioneine biosynthesis glutamate--cysteine ligase EgtA produces MSDSVSDCTEPRRSAVTEAEVEALVRGICFKTGPPRFLGVELEWLVHESRSPRLPVPPERLEAAYAALRALPLSSALTVEPGGQLELSSAPAASLMECVGSVSADLDAVRAVLREADLTLSGLGQDPWNPPTRFLHDPRYDAMETYLDRTGPEGRAMMCTSASVQVCLDAGYEEPGPLGHGRRWWLAHQLGAVLVAAFANSPMACGQPTGWRSTRQSLWAAMDPGRTSAPPLDGDPRTAWARHVLDAPVMCVRAPSGPWDVPEGLSFRAWTRSDAPPDREDLDYHQTTLFPPVRPRGHLELRMIDAQPGENGWIVPLAVTAALFDDPEAAETAYRTVKPLAERAGSLPAPQNPLWTTAARAGLTDPELREAAVTCFTAAADALPRIGASAEVQEAVAEFTDRYVARGRCPADDILDHTDGTDHLFNGTELRSTEHLLPGKDIRT; encoded by the coding sequence ATGTCCGATTCGGTGAGTGACTGTACGGAGCCCCGGCGCTCCGCCGTCACCGAGGCCGAAGTGGAGGCGCTGGTCCGCGGCATCTGCTTCAAGACCGGCCCGCCCCGATTCCTCGGTGTGGAACTCGAATGGCTCGTCCACGAGTCGCGTTCCCCGCGACTCCCCGTACCACCGGAACGTCTCGAAGCGGCCTACGCCGCGCTGCGGGCCCTGCCCCTGAGTTCGGCGCTCACCGTCGAACCGGGTGGTCAGCTGGAGCTCAGCTCCGCTCCCGCCGCCTCCCTGATGGAGTGCGTGGGGTCCGTGTCCGCCGACCTCGACGCCGTACGCGCGGTACTGCGCGAGGCGGACCTGACCCTCAGTGGCCTCGGCCAGGACCCCTGGAACCCGCCCACCCGCTTCCTCCATGACCCGCGCTACGACGCCATGGAGACCTACCTCGACCGCACGGGCCCCGAGGGCCGCGCCATGATGTGCACCTCCGCCTCCGTCCAGGTCTGCCTGGACGCCGGGTACGAGGAGCCGGGCCCGCTCGGGCACGGGCGGCGCTGGTGGCTCGCACATCAGCTGGGCGCGGTCCTCGTGGCCGCGTTCGCCAATTCCCCGATGGCCTGTGGGCAGCCCACGGGCTGGCGCTCCACCCGGCAGTCCCTGTGGGCGGCGATGGATCCGGGCCGCACCAGCGCCCCGCCCCTCGACGGCGATCCGCGGACGGCCTGGGCCCGGCACGTCCTGGACGCGCCGGTCATGTGCGTCCGGGCGCCCAGCGGACCCTGGGACGTGCCGGAGGGGCTGAGTTTCCGTGCGTGGACCCGGTCCGACGCACCGCCCGACCGGGAGGATCTCGACTACCACCAGACGACCCTGTTCCCGCCGGTGCGGCCGCGCGGCCATCTGGAGCTGCGCATGATCGACGCGCAGCCGGGCGAGAACGGCTGGATCGTGCCGCTCGCCGTGACGGCCGCGCTGTTCGACGACCCGGAGGCCGCCGAGACCGCGTACCGGACGGTCAAACCGCTCGCCGAGCGGGCCGGCTCGCTGCCGGCTCCGCAGAACCCGCTGTGGACGACGGCCGCCCGCGCGGGCCTGACCGACCCCGAGCTACGCGAGGCCGCCGTCACCTGTTTCACGGCGGCCGCCGACGCCCTGCCCCGGATCGGCGCGAGCGCCGAGGTGCAGGAGGCGGTCGCGGAGTTCACCGACCGCTATGTGGCCCGGGGCCGCTGCCCCGCCGACGACATCCTCGACCACACCGACGGCACCGACCACCTGTTCAACGGCACGGAACTCCGGAGCACGGAACACCTGCTCCCCGGGAAGGACATCCGCACATGA
- a CDS encoding phosphatase domain-containing protein, giving the protein MTNTSRPRPGSDARGGAGGRRPLAVFDLDGTLADTAHRQKFLERKPRDWEAFFAAAPDDPPLAEGVALALEHARECEILYLTGRPERCRKDTEAWLVAQGLPEGRIRMRRNDDRRPARRTKLEILRELARNREIRVLVDDDELVCDDAERAGFSVVRARWAAASEALKVAQEREGRT; this is encoded by the coding sequence GTGACGAACACCAGCAGGCCACGCCCCGGATCCGACGCCCGCGGCGGTGCCGGCGGACGCAGGCCCCTCGCCGTATTCGACCTCGACGGCACCCTCGCCGACACCGCGCACCGGCAGAAGTTCCTGGAGCGCAAGCCGCGCGACTGGGAGGCCTTCTTCGCGGCGGCGCCGGACGATCCGCCGCTCGCGGAGGGCGTCGCCCTCGCGCTGGAGCACGCGCGGGAGTGCGAGATCCTCTATCTGACCGGGCGGCCCGAGCGCTGCCGCAAGGACACGGAAGCCTGGCTCGTGGCCCAGGGCCTGCCCGAGGGCCGCATCCGGATGAGGCGCAACGACGACCGCAGGCCCGCTCGGCGCACCAAGCTGGAGATCCTCCGCGAGCTGGCCCGGAACCGTGAGATCCGGGTGCTCGTGGACGACGACGAGCTTGTGTGCGATGACGCCGAGCGGGCCGGCTTCAGCGTCGTACGGGCGCGCTGGGCAGCCGCGTCCGAGGCGTTGAAGGTGGCGCAGGAGCGGGAGGGGCGGACCTGA
- a CDS encoding type II toxin-antitoxin system PemK/MazF family toxin, with amino-acid sequence MTASTEQDIPGHSGPSATVEADPRRVGQVRTEYSPAHDGDPDPGEIVWTWVPYEENDGRGKDRPVLVVAREAAGTFLAVQLSSKRHDGDREWVPIGSGPWDRSGRDSWVDVDRVLRLHEKGMRREACALDRMRFNSVVHRLRERYGWR; translated from the coding sequence GTGACTGCCTCTACCGAGCAAGACATCCCCGGCCACTCCGGGCCCTCCGCCACCGTCGAAGCGGATCCGCGCCGGGTGGGTCAGGTGCGTACCGAGTACTCGCCCGCGCACGACGGGGATCCGGACCCGGGCGAGATCGTGTGGACCTGGGTGCCCTATGAAGAGAACGACGGTCGTGGCAAGGACCGGCCGGTGCTGGTCGTCGCCCGTGAGGCCGCCGGGACGTTTCTCGCCGTGCAGCTGTCGAGCAAGCGGCACGACGGCGACCGGGAGTGGGTGCCGATCGGCAGCGGGCCGTGGGACCGGTCGGGGCGCGACTCCTGGGTGGACGTGGACCGGGTGCTGCGGCTGCACGAGAAGGGGATGCGCCGGGAGGCGTGCGCGCTGGACCGGATGCGGTTCAACTCGGTGGTGCACCGGCTGCGGGAGCGCTACGGCTGGCGCTGA
- a CDS encoding TIGR02452 family protein yields the protein MSARLRGIARQTEEIVAAGSYRASDGRTVPIAAAVAAARQGTRMYGPGPVETAQTSPWTPSRGGPVDTFFEVTGESSLEAARRLTGPVAVLNFASARNPGGGYLNGAQAQEEALCRASALYACVVEAREFYDHHRAHRDPFYTDRVIHSPAVPVFRDDRGQLLDEPYTAGFLTAAAPNAGVVLRTAPERAPELPGALASRAERVLETAAAHGYRRLVLGAWGCGVFQNDPAQVADAFRALLTDGGRFAGSFEHVVFGVLDRTKGAVVLSAFERAFREVLEAKAAQRQP from the coding sequence ATGAGTGCCCGCCTGCGCGGGATCGCGCGGCAGACGGAGGAGATCGTCGCGGCGGGTTCGTACCGCGCGTCCGACGGACGCACGGTGCCGATCGCCGCGGCGGTGGCCGCCGCGCGGCAGGGCACGCGGATGTACGGGCCCGGGCCCGTCGAGACAGCGCAGACCAGCCCTTGGACCCCTTCCCGGGGCGGCCCGGTGGACACGTTCTTCGAGGTCACGGGCGAGAGCAGCCTGGAGGCGGCGCGTCGGCTGACCGGCCCGGTGGCGGTCCTGAACTTCGCCTCGGCCCGTAACCCCGGTGGGGGCTATCTGAACGGCGCGCAGGCCCAGGAAGAGGCCCTGTGCCGGGCCTCCGCGCTGTACGCGTGCGTGGTGGAGGCCAGGGAGTTCTACGACCACCACCGGGCACACCGGGACCCCTTCTACACCGATCGGGTGATCCACTCACCCGCTGTCCCGGTCTTCCGCGACGACCGGGGACAGCTCCTGGACGAGCCGTACACCGCCGGATTCCTGACCGCGGCCGCGCCCAACGCCGGGGTGGTCCTGCGCACGGCGCCGGAGCGCGCGCCCGAGCTGCCGGGCGCCCTCGCGTCACGGGCCGAGCGGGTCCTGGAGACGGCCGCGGCGCACGGCTACCGACGGCTGGTGCTCGGGGCCTGGGGCTGCGGCGTCTTCCAGAACGACCCGGCGCAGGTGGCGGACGCGTTCCGCGCCCTGCTCACGGACGGCGGCCGGTTCGCCGGCTCCTTCGAGCACGTCGTGTTCGGAGTCCTCGACCGTACGAAGGGTGCGGTGGTCCTCAGCGCCTTCGAGCGGGCGTTCCGGGAGGTACTGGAGGCGAAGGCGGCTCAGCGCCAGCCGTAG
- a CDS encoding dodecin: MSDHTYRITEIVGSSHEGVDEAIRNGISRASQTLRNLDWFEVTQVRGQIEDGQIKHYQVGLKVGFRLEDAD; this comes from the coding sequence ATGTCCGACCACACCTACCGGATCACCGAGATCGTCGGCAGCTCGCACGAGGGCGTCGACGAGGCGATCCGCAACGGCATCTCCCGGGCCTCGCAGACCCTGCGCAACCTCGACTGGTTCGAGGTCACCCAGGTCCGCGGCCAGATCGAGGACGGGCAGATCAAGCACTACCAGGTCGGCCTGAAGGTCGGCTTCCGCCTGGAGGACGCGGACTGA
- a CDS encoding sulfite exporter TauE/SafE family protein: MQALIAGQPTPGAALLLLAAGIASGLAGSIAGLASLFSYPALLAAGLPPVAANVTNTVALFSNTVGSAVGSREELRGQRARLVPLAITAALGGAIGAALLLGTPSSTFELVVPWLIALGSVLILAREPLRRLTARFSPDQGSLPKLPLACAVLLVGLYGGYFGAAAGVLMLAVLSLSATEPLRVTNAVKNIATGAANVTAAVAYAFLAPVDWSAALTLGLGCFVGAWMGPAVVRRLPEAPLRIAIALAGLGLAWSLWREATAS, translated from the coding sequence GTGCAAGCGCTGATCGCCGGCCAGCCAACCCCCGGCGCCGCACTCCTCCTCCTGGCCGCAGGCATAGCCTCCGGACTGGCCGGATCGATAGCCGGCCTGGCCTCCCTGTTCAGCTACCCCGCACTCCTGGCCGCAGGCCTCCCCCCGGTGGCAGCCAATGTCACCAACACAGTCGCCCTCTTCTCAAACACAGTCGGATCCGCGGTCGGCTCCCGCGAGGAACTCCGAGGTCAGCGCGCCCGACTCGTCCCCCTGGCCATCACGGCGGCCCTGGGTGGCGCGATAGGGGCGGCCCTCCTCCTCGGCACCCCGTCCTCGACGTTCGAACTGGTCGTACCGTGGCTCATAGCCCTCGGCTCGGTCCTGATCCTGGCCCGCGAACCCCTGCGCCGGCTGACCGCGAGATTCAGTCCGGATCAGGGCTCCCTGCCGAAGCTCCCACTGGCCTGTGCCGTCCTCCTGGTCGGCCTGTACGGCGGCTACTTCGGCGCCGCGGCAGGCGTCCTCATGCTGGCCGTCCTCTCGTTGTCCGCGACGGAGCCCCTGCGGGTGACCAACGCCGTCAAGAACATCGCCACCGGCGCGGCCAACGTCACCGCCGCCGTCGCCTACGCGTTCCTCGCCCCGGTCGACTGGAGCGCGGCCCTCACACTCGGTCTGGGCTGCTTCGTGGGCGCATGGATGGGACCTGCGGTCGTACGACGCCTGCCCGAGGCCCCGCTCCGGATAGCGATCGCCCTCGCCGGCCTCGGACTCGCGTGGAGCCTGTGGCGCGAGGCCACCGCGTCCTGA
- a CDS encoding TerC family protein: protein MNVSLGVWALSVAVLCGLIAVDFFIGRKPHEVSLKEAGIWSAVWVALAVAFGIGLLVVHGGGPAGEFFAGYITEKSLSVDNLFVFVLIMAKFSVPAQYQQRVLMVGVLVALVLRTIFIAAGAAIISTFSWVFYIFGAFLIWTAWKLVQDARKGHGDEEYEENKLLKAVERRFGVADRYHGTKLWVEQNGKRVMTPMMVVMLAIGSTDVLFALDSIPAIYGLTEEPYIVFTANAFALMGLRQLYFLIGGLLKRLVHLSYGLSIILGFIGVKLVLHALHESGVHVPEISIPFSLGFIVLVLAVTTFTSLRASKKQQVETGRSMS from the coding sequence GTGAACGTCTCCCTTGGCGTGTGGGCGCTGTCTGTCGCAGTGCTCTGCGGGCTCATCGCCGTCGACTTCTTCATCGGCCGCAAACCCCATGAGGTCTCCCTCAAGGAGGCCGGCATCTGGAGCGCGGTCTGGGTCGCCCTCGCGGTGGCGTTCGGAATCGGACTGCTGGTGGTCCACGGAGGCGGGCCGGCGGGCGAGTTCTTCGCCGGCTACATCACGGAGAAGTCGCTCAGCGTCGACAACCTCTTCGTCTTCGTCCTGATCATGGCGAAGTTCTCGGTGCCGGCCCAGTACCAGCAGCGGGTGCTGATGGTCGGCGTGCTGGTGGCCCTGGTGCTGCGCACGATCTTCATCGCCGCCGGTGCCGCGATCATCTCGACGTTCTCCTGGGTCTTCTACATCTTCGGCGCGTTCCTGATCTGGACCGCGTGGAAGCTGGTCCAGGACGCCCGCAAGGGCCACGGGGACGAGGAGTACGAGGAGAACAAGCTGCTCAAGGCGGTCGAGCGGCGCTTCGGTGTGGCCGACCGCTACCACGGCACCAAGCTGTGGGTCGAGCAGAACGGCAAGCGGGTGATGACCCCGATGATGGTGGTCATGCTGGCGATCGGCTCCACGGACGTCCTGTTCGCCCTGGACTCCATCCCGGCCATCTACGGCCTCACCGAGGAGCCGTACATCGTCTTCACCGCGAACGCCTTCGCACTGATGGGCCTGCGGCAGCTGTACTTCCTGATCGGCGGCCTGCTCAAGAGGCTCGTCCATCTCTCGTACGGGCTCTCGATCATCCTCGGGTTCATCGGCGTCAAGCTGGTGCTGCACGCCCTGCACGAGTCGGGGGTGCACGTCCCGGAGATCAGCATTCCGTTCTCGCTCGGCTTCATCGTTCTGGTACTCGCGGTGACGACCTTCACCAGCCTGCGGGCCTCGAAGAAGCAGCAGGTGGAGACCGGGCGGTCCATGTCCTAG
- the egtB gene encoding ergothioneine biosynthesis protein EgtB: MTGPDTHSSPTDPETLRKRALAALTTARDRTALLTSCVEDPELTAQHSPLMSPLVWDLAHIGNQEELWLLRTVAGRDAMRPEIDGIYDAFEHSRSERPSLPLLPPAEARHYAAEVRGRALDVLESASFQGTGAQLTEAGFAFGMIAQHEQQHDETMLITHQLRRGPAALTAPDPMPDPAFTGPSEVLVPGGPFTMGTSTEPWALDNERPAHQRLVPPFHIDTTPVTNGAYQAFMADGGYTDQRWWTPAGWSHIRTHSIEAPLFWRREGGQWLRRRFGVTELVPANEPVLHVSWYEADAYARWAGRRLPTEAEWEKAARHDPVADRSTRYPWGDADPTPEHANLGQRHLRPAPAGSYPEGQSPLGVRQLIGDVWEWTSSDLLPYPGFAAFPYREYSEVFFGPEYKVLRGGSFAVDSVACRGTFRNWDYPIRRQIFSGFRTARDADPETV, translated from the coding sequence ATGACCGGCCCTGACACCCACTCCTCTCCCACCGACCCGGAGACGCTCAGGAAGCGCGCGCTGGCGGCACTCACCACGGCCCGTGACCGCACCGCGCTCCTGACCTCCTGCGTGGAGGATCCCGAACTGACCGCCCAGCACTCGCCGTTGATGTCGCCGCTGGTGTGGGACCTCGCGCACATCGGCAACCAGGAGGAGCTGTGGCTGCTGCGGACGGTCGCCGGCCGTGACGCGATGCGGCCCGAGATCGACGGCATCTACGACGCGTTCGAGCACTCGCGCTCCGAGCGGCCCTCGCTGCCGCTGCTGCCGCCCGCCGAGGCCCGCCACTACGCGGCCGAGGTGCGCGGGCGGGCGCTGGACGTCCTGGAGAGCGCCTCGTTCCAGGGCACGGGCGCGCAGCTCACCGAGGCGGGTTTCGCCTTCGGCATGATCGCCCAGCACGAACAGCAGCACGACGAGACGATGCTGATCACCCATCAGCTGCGCAGGGGTCCGGCGGCGCTGACGGCGCCGGACCCCATGCCCGACCCGGCGTTCACCGGACCGTCCGAAGTGCTGGTCCCCGGCGGCCCGTTCACGATGGGCACGTCCACCGAGCCATGGGCGCTGGACAACGAACGACCCGCGCACCAACGGCTCGTGCCGCCGTTCCACATCGACACGACTCCGGTCACCAACGGCGCGTACCAAGCGTTCATGGCGGACGGGGGCTACACCGACCAGCGCTGGTGGACGCCCGCCGGCTGGTCCCACATCCGGACCCACTCCATAGAGGCGCCGCTGTTCTGGCGCCGCGAGGGCGGGCAGTGGCTGCGGCGGCGCTTCGGTGTCACCGAGCTGGTACCGGCGAACGAGCCCGTGCTGCACGTCAGTTGGTACGAGGCCGACGCGTACGCCCGCTGGGCGGGCCGACGGCTGCCGACCGAGGCGGAGTGGGAGAAGGCGGCCCGTCACGACCCGGTGGCCGACCGCTCCACACGCTACCCGTGGGGCGACGCCGACCCGACGCCCGAGCACGCCAACCTCGGCCAGCGCCATCTGCGACCGGCCCCCGCCGGCAGTTACCCGGAGGGCCAGTCCCCGCTCGGCGTACGGCAGTTGATCGGTGACGTGTGGGAGTGGACGTCAAGCGATCTGCTCCCCTACCCGGGCTTTGCGGCCTTCCCGTACAGGGAGTACTCGGAGGTCTTCTTCGGGCCCGAGTACAAGGTGCTGCGCGGCGGCTCGTTCGCGGTCGACTCCGTGGCCTGCCGGGGAACGTTCCGCAACTGGGACTACCCGATCCGTCGGCAGATCTTCTCCGGGTTCCGTACCGCTCGGGACGCCGATCCGGAGACGGTCTGA